One Pseudomonas muyukensis DNA segment encodes these proteins:
- a CDS encoding DUF58 domain-containing protein, which produces MPTAHVAEPGIRIGLAELIDMRHRVREIQLFSRPGQRSPLVGLHHSRLRGRGVDFDQVRVYQAGDDVRNIDWRVTARTQEPHTKLFHEERERPIFIMVEQSQRLFFGSGLMFKSVLAAQAAALFGWAALGHNDRIGGLVFGDNDHLEIKPRRSKQSLLQLLNRLAKVNQALHTEAVPQPDSLGLALRRAREVLRPGSLAIVICDERALSASVEQHLAMLSRHCDVLLMPVSDPLDHALPAAGLLRFAQRSAQLELDTLDANLRQAYRQQAEARIERWELLAQKLRVVLMPLSTQSDMIEQLREYLNAQRPRNAS; this is translated from the coding sequence ATGCCCACCGCGCACGTGGCCGAACCCGGCATCCGCATCGGCCTCGCCGAGCTGATCGACATGCGTCACCGCGTGCGCGAGATCCAGCTGTTCTCGCGCCCCGGCCAGCGCAGCCCGCTGGTCGGCCTGCACCACTCCCGGCTGCGCGGGCGCGGCGTCGACTTCGACCAGGTGCGCGTGTACCAGGCCGGCGACGACGTGCGCAACATCGACTGGCGCGTCACCGCCCGCACCCAGGAGCCGCACACCAAGCTGTTCCACGAAGAGCGCGAACGACCGATCTTCATCATGGTCGAGCAGAGCCAGCGGCTGTTCTTCGGCTCCGGGCTGATGTTCAAGTCGGTGCTCGCCGCCCAGGCCGCGGCGCTGTTTGGCTGGGCAGCGCTAGGCCACAACGACCGCATCGGCGGCCTGGTGTTCGGCGACAACGACCACCTGGAGATCAAGCCACGGCGCAGCAAGCAGAGCCTGCTGCAATTGCTCAACCGCCTGGCCAAGGTCAACCAGGCCCTGCACACCGAAGCCGTGCCGCAACCCGACAGCCTCGGCCTGGCCCTGCGCCGGGCGCGCGAAGTGCTGCGCCCAGGCAGCCTGGCCATCGTCATCTGCGACGAACGCGCCCTCAGCGCCAGCGTCGAGCAGCACCTGGCGATGCTCTCGCGCCATTGCGACGTGCTGCTGATGCCGGTCAGCGACCCCCTCGACCACGCCCTGCCCGCCGCCGGCCTGCTGCGCTTCGCCCAGCGCAGCGCGCAGTTGGAGCTCGACACCCTCGACGCCAACCTGCGCCAGGCCTACCGCCAGCAAGCCGAGGCGCGCATCGAGCGCTGGGAGCTGCTGGCGCAGAAGCTGCGCGTGGTGCTGATGCCGCTGAGCACCCAGAGCGACATGATCGAACAACTGCGCGAGTACCTGAACGCGCAACGCCCACGGAACGCATCATGA
- a CDS encoding AAA family ATPase — translation MEHREALIALRTFLSSQILGQEKLVERLLIVLLADGHMLVEGAPGLAKTKAIKELAEGIEAQFHRIQFTPDLLPADITGTEIYRPETGSFVFQQGPIFHNLVLADEINRAPAKVQSALLEAMAERQVSVGRSTYELSPLFLVMATQNPIEQEGTYPLPEAQLDRFLMHVKIGFPDAAVERRILLQARGEALGGEVKPERRVSQQAIFAARKEILGLYMADAVEEYLVQLVMATRTPAKFDSELADWIAYGASPRGSIALDRCARAHAWLAGRDFVSPEDIQAVLFDVLRHRVILSFEAEAAGVDQDRVVQRILDVVAVA, via the coding sequence ATGGAACACCGTGAGGCGCTGATCGCGCTGCGCACCTTTCTCTCTTCCCAGATCCTCGGCCAGGAAAAACTGGTCGAGCGCCTGCTCATCGTGCTCCTGGCCGACGGCCACATGCTCGTCGAAGGCGCCCCGGGCCTGGCCAAGACCAAGGCCATCAAGGAACTCGCCGAAGGGATCGAAGCCCAGTTCCATCGCATCCAGTTCACCCCCGACCTGCTGCCCGCCGACATCACCGGCACCGAAATCTATCGCCCGGAAACCGGCAGCTTCGTGTTCCAGCAAGGCCCGATCTTCCACAACCTGGTGCTCGCCGACGAAATCAACCGCGCCCCAGCCAAGGTCCAGTCGGCCCTGCTCGAAGCCATGGCCGAACGCCAGGTCAGCGTCGGGCGCAGCACCTACGAACTGTCGCCGCTGTTCCTGGTGATGGCCACGCAGAACCCGATCGAACAGGAAGGCACCTACCCGCTGCCCGAAGCCCAGCTCGACCGCTTCCTGATGCACGTGAAGATCGGCTTCCCCGACGCCGCCGTCGAACGGCGCATCCTCCTGCAGGCCCGCGGCGAGGCGCTGGGCGGCGAGGTCAAGCCCGAGCGCCGGGTCAGCCAGCAGGCAATCTTCGCCGCGCGCAAGGAAATCCTCGGCCTGTACATGGCCGACGCCGTGGAGGAATACCTGGTGCAACTGGTCATGGCCACCCGCACCCCGGCCAAGTTCGACAGCGAGCTGGCCGACTGGATCGCCTACGGCGCCAGCCCCCGCGGCTCGATCGCCCTCGACCGCTGCGCCCGCGCCCACGCCTGGCTGGCCGGGCGCGACTTCGTCAGCCCCGAGGATATCCAGGCGGTGCTGTTCGACGTGCTGCGCCACCGCGTCATCCTCTCGTTCGAGGCCGAAGCCGCCGGGGTCGACCAGGACCGCGTGGTCCAGCGCATCCTCGACGTCGTCGCCGTCGCCTGA
- a CDS encoding DUF4381 domain-containing protein, whose protein sequence is MNPLDQLQPLIAPQAISLWPPAPGWWLLLALLPLLGWGLWRLRHWRPRKARVVRAEQPLDPVRVEALAELARLPRPYDGAPAGAWLQQINALLKRLCRNHYPGANSHTLNGRQWLAFLDNRCPAAGLTRWMVLVEGAYKPECKLDDKAIAGLAQAVDTWIRKHV, encoded by the coding sequence ATGAACCCGCTCGACCAGTTGCAGCCGCTGATCGCCCCGCAGGCAATCAGCCTGTGGCCACCTGCTCCGGGCTGGTGGCTGCTGCTCGCCCTGCTGCCGTTGCTCGGCTGGGGCCTGTGGCGCCTGCGCCACTGGCGCCCACGCAAGGCCCGGGTGGTGCGCGCCGAACAGCCCCTGGACCCGGTGCGCGTCGAAGCCCTGGCCGAGCTCGCCCGGCTGCCACGCCCTTACGATGGCGCCCCGGCCGGCGCCTGGCTGCAGCAGATCAACGCCTTGCTCAAGCGCTTGTGCCGCAACCACTACCCCGGCGCCAACAGCCACACCCTCAATGGCCGCCAGTGGCTGGCGTTTCTCGACAACCGCTGCCCGGCCGCCGGTCTGACCCGCTGGATGGTGCTGGTCGAAGGCGCCTACAAGCCCGAGTGCAAGCTCGACGACAAGGCCATCGCCGGGCTTGCCCAGGCGGTCGACACCTGGATCCGCAAGCATGTTTGA